The Oncorhynchus masou masou isolate Uvic2021 chromosome 8, UVic_Omas_1.1, whole genome shotgun sequence genome has a window encoding:
- the LOC135543745 gene encoding collagen alpha-1(I) chain-like → MDLWVGLNLQDSRSPGRGLGSPGLVPIGDPIGHYCSSHGGLGPIGGPIGHYCSSQGGLGPIGDPIGHYCSSQGGLGPIGGPIRHYCSSQGGLGPIGGPIGHYCSSQGGLGPIGGPIGHYCSSQGGLGSIAGPIGHYCSSRGGLGSIAGPIGHYCSSHGGLGPIGGPIGHYCSSRGGLGSIAGPIGHYCSSQGGLGPIGDPIGHYCSSQGGLGPIGGPIGHYCSSRGGLGSIAGPIGHYCSSHGGLGPIGDPIGHYCSSQGGLGPIGGPIGHYCSSHGGLGPIGGPIGHYCSSHGGLGPIGGPIGHYCSSHGGLGPIGGPIGHYCSSHGGLGPIGGPIGYY, encoded by the exons ATGGATCTCTG ggttggactgaacctgcaggacagtagatctccaggaagagggttgggcagccctggtcTAGTACCTATAGGTGATCCTATAGGACACTACTGCTCCTCACATGGAGGACTAGGACCTATAGGTGGTCCTATAGGACACTACTGCTCCTCACAGGGAGGACTAGGACCTATAGGTGATCCTATAGGACACTACTGCTCCTCACAGGGAGGACTAGGACCTATAGGTGGTCCGATAAGACACTACTGCTCCTCACAGGGAGGACTAGGACCTATAGGTGGTCCTATAGGACACTACTGCTCCTCACAGGGAGGACTAGGACCTATAGGTGGTCCTATAGGACACTACTGCTCCTCACAGGGAGGACTAGGATCTATAGCTGGTCCTATAGGACACTACTGCTCCTCACGGGGAGGACTAGGATCTATAGCTGGTCCTATAGGACACTACTGCTCCTCACATGGAGGACTAGGACCTATAGGTGGTCCTATAGGACACTACTGCTCCTCACGGGGAGGACTAGGATCTATAGCTGGTCCTATAGGACACTACTGCTCCTCACAGGGAGGACTAGGACCTATAGGTGATCCTATAGGACACTACTGCTCCTCACAGGGAGGACTAGGACCTATAGGTGGTCCTATAGGACACTACTGCTCCTCACGGGGAGGACTAGGATCTATAGCTGGTCCTATAGGACACTACTGCTCCTCACATGGAGGACTAGGACCTATAGGTGATCCTATAGGACACTACTGCTCCTCACAGGGAGGACTAGGACCTATAGGTGGTCCTATAGGACACTACTGCTCCTCACATGGAGGACTAGGACCTATAG GTGGTCCTATAGGACACTACTGCTCCTCACATGGAGGACTAGGACCTATAGGTGGTCCTATAGGACACTACTGCTCCTCACATGGAGGACTAGGACCTATAGGTGGTCCTATAGGACACTACTGCTCCTCACATGGAGGACTAGGACCTATAGGTGGTCCTATAGGATACTACTGA
- the LOC135544085 gene encoding RAC-beta serine/threonine-protein kinase-like, whose amino-acid sequence MNEASVVREGWLHKRGEYIKTWRPRYFILKSDGSFIGYKEKPELSDQSLPPLNNFSVGECQLMKTERPKPNTFVIRCLQWTTVIERTFHVESNAEREGWMRAIQAVANGLKVREEEEPMDLFGSPSDSSSIEEMEVAMSKTNSKVTMSDFDYLKLLGKGTFGKVILVKEKATGMHYAMKILRKEVIIAKDEVAHTVTESRVLQNTRHPFLTTLKYAFQTHDRLCFVMEYANGGELFFHLSRDRVFTEDRARFYGAEIVSALEYLHSRDVVYRDLKLENLMLDNDGHVKITDFGLCKEGITDGATMKTFCGTPEYLAPEVLEDNDYGRAVDWWGLGVVMYEMMCGRLPFYNQDHERLFELILMEEIRFPKNLAPEGRALLSGLLKKDPKQRLGGGPDDAKEVMSHKFFTSINWQDVVDRKLTPPFKPQVTSETDTRYFDDEFTAQTITVTPPDKYTNLDCGIPNQPAHFPQFSYSASIRE is encoded by the exons ATGAATGAGGCCAGCGTAGTCAGGGAAGGATGGCTCCACAAGAGAG GTGAGTACATCAAGACGTGGAGGCCGCGCTACTTCATCCTGAAGAGTGACGGCTCCTTCATCGGCTACAAAGAGAAGCCTGAGCTGTCCGACCAGAGCCTGCCCCCTCTCAACAActtctcagtgggag AATGCCAGCTGATGAAAACAGAGCGGCCCAAGCCCAACACGTTCGTTATCCGCTGCCTGCAGTGGACCACTGTCATCGAGAGGACCTTCCACGTAGAAAGCAAtgcagagag agaggggTGGATGCGTGCCATCCAGGCGGTGGCCAATGGGTTGAAGGtacgagaggaggaggagcccaTGGACCTGTTTGGTTCTCCCAGCGACAGCAGCAGCATTGAGGAGATGGAGGTGGCCATGTCCAAGACCAACTCTaaagtg acGATGAGTGACTTTGACTACCTGAAGCTGCTGGGGAAGGGCACGTTTGGCAAGGTGATCCTGGTCAAGGAGAAAGCCACGGGGATGCACTACGCCATGAAGATCCTGCGGAAGGAGGTCATCATCGCTAAG GACGAGGTAGCGCACACGGTTACGGAGAGCAGAGTGTTACAGAACACCCGGCATCCCTTCCTCACG ACACTGAAATACGCTTTCCAGACTCATGACCGATTATGTTTTGTGATGGAATACGCCAACGGAGGAGAG CTCTTCTTCCACCTGTCTCGGGATCGTGTGTTCACAGAAGACCGGGCCCGTTTCTATGGCGCTGAGATCGTATCTGCGTTGGAGTACCTCCACTCTCGTGACGTGGTATACAGGGACCTGAAG CTGGAGAATCTAATGCTGGACAATGACGGACATGTTAAAATCACAGACTTTGGGCTGTGTAAGGAGGGCATCACGGACGGTGCCACCATGAAGACCTTCTGCGGCACCCCAGAGTACCTGGCGCCGGAG GTGCTGGAGGACAATGACTACGGCCGGGCGGTGGACTGGTGGGGTCTGGGCGTGGTCATGTACGAGATGATGTGCGGTCGGCTACCCTTCTACAACCAAGACCACGAGCGGCTTTTTGAGCTCATCCTCATGGAGGAGATCCGATTCCCCAAGAACCTGGCCCCAGAGGGCAGGGCCCTGCTCAGCGGCCTGCTCAAAAAGGATCCCAAGCAAAG GTTAGGGGGAGGACCAGATGATGCCAAAGAAGTGATGTCCCACAAGTTCTTCACCTCCATCAACTGGCAGGACGTGGTAGATAGAAAG ctgACTCCGCCCTTCAAGCCTCAGGTGACATCAGAGACCGATACACGTTACTTCGACGACGAGTTCACGGCACAGACCATCACCGTCACGCCTCCAGACAAGT ATACCAACCTGGACTGTGGCATCCCCAACCAGCCAGCACACTTCCCCCAGTTCTCTTACTCTGCCAGCATACGAGAGTGA